A part of Cataglyphis hispanica isolate Lineage 1 chromosome 7, ULB_Chis1_1.0, whole genome shotgun sequence genomic DNA contains:
- the LOC126850970 gene encoding cadherin-86C produces the protein MPLVGAWFKVWIYFGLIYGWSESARPRFDTSTDMGLVLVPADAEVDSVIFRLRATDQDADFPLVFEITATITPVVRIDNLPCTLYNKVCQANVILTKRLMPGRLHDFAVRVRDTKGDSNSMQATISATNATTSRDKIFPHIPSLIMVPEDTKPGTELDYLLVRANSWSGKPVYIELWQPKELFTIRQRQTPTQTRGVITLIGELDFETQSMYTLTIYATDPYTEPGKDTRNIAGLNIVIIVQDVQDVPPIFTLAPPLTRLNNSVQTGDVILRVHAEDGDKGVPREITYGLVSEGNPFIPFFNISETTGEIILAKPLEELTQITHVGAPVVLTVVAEEIRRSRDEPPAQATVVEVGFLLGEPGNSPPYFENDNYIASIPENLEPGSVITFAEQYSTKIHDEDIGKAGVFALKLRNNNGTFEINPTVAERTADFIITVRDNTLIDYEMYKSLSFKIVAQEVGPATNLSATAAVVIFIQDVNDNSPIFDEESYEVTLSENVTVGTRVIQVHATDKDTGLFGSIKYTGIAGEGSDAFTIDSDTGLITVTMGSSLDREMAAQLQLTVYACDENGNGNTGVASLIVNLLDVNDNAPIFEKNAYEFTLNSDLTNFTTPAIIKATDADAEYPNNEIRYELVHGNYENKFYLNEITGELILRSPITKFRRKKQSVYDKSSKKLYKEFFQSEHAIRGNITKTTVSPDAINATENILNEIELKHKINKIKKSKNRRRRRAETDILYTLTARAYDLGVPHLASETKISIVRGTAMEARIMMFVVPGEHPNLTRTAETLATITGGRITILDTRPYVPDNKSGVTDNAVSMKEGKRTIVIARVEQTEVGTPLVDVEKIRNTLAANGVGIIGGTGTTNVSITYNEETTMKLPIDGVIHKGGDNTRTYANKTITNVHEEVTVYKAENKLLFWLLIILGLLMLLAIAALIICCICPGCPFYMAPRKRRIYSSEKLITRSNGRPKRHRKPMATIEITSNGRKQAWSADPTRRNWQFNRRNAKNGGLASLPGDVVYISERPPIDQANVESLRLRDGQTHDPSRKRRIEEQERMYVGDIEEKKIRDYDAADADSLQRHEIEGGSDILHQAYRQRYVDPESNNEPVVREQHFYREGNAEVLQLVTRGQVEDTSQHHYPTTFIVDGKDVLLQRFMQDQKTRQELLMQESEMLRTVESHQHPRNLYQHKQEILLLPEELDVKRRRAEELDSNVQKLAMDDGYAAQKMDLESQMREVHRQEISMNMPGISDKTSVPKEQTVQSATMQSYAFHDLELARQNVLLTRLLLEKESRYAGGIPMDAVSYLETQSLPGQAVIATQTERTAATQTERHIRSRSDNDESDEDTRNRKKIKSKKRYGEEKLKRTRTLWMKSPIEEEESPCFDKRLNILRKKVKEVKEGRKASLQPEVLQEISDSLDENGSTCREREEKSMETCQQPIEQSSIAYKLLRKEKSGSSSSIEVDKQDKKTLDEKQMESLSSAELSVDNRKYIQETMEKKSSKKESKLKKQKKIESVIKPSFRILEKEITMLTKKLNKLADKKVQETTRDESTSQEKSRTSKDFKKDLRTSKKIDDSKKRKQSEASPGIAKEAKTEKFIYHQPQIMSPGSTEYEDPFEKPMKSKSEFRQKVAKHKQTSSHMRAKKQTQKERKKQIAQQDREPEKRKDAASKESSRSSIEKTAKLLSRRHKLAAIGRRKHVSEEPSTNTNSDRINGKKDLFVSRDSDKRSADSSEISSNHADQQKPKQKLDHVSERFSDDFVTESQRKDADRQTADFHSTMDISTHKKDITSDKKDIKGIQFSDDFTVETQKKDMEHEMKTAIESEIEQSAFGFDNGKDHVTLKETVEDILFFQDLKYTQPEITLDTGKKGEFETSVIEDLDDSKKKTMPLDSPILETLKEHQIQKPSSHIDKSDIEDKIAYVSKKHERETEKALHETGKEMLEKEKIKLDDTPELKTLEDVEKTMKKEIDIPEQYVKSSEMSNDVMEHHVEQIEEYKKDELCSDTIASLSKMEKDLKDVKDVTHLLYAKEGDKTTVHKSESDQKEELSHESMKEHSEEEMPATKITIDTKQDDEEMIKKLVSKEDEEDSSRKIKSDEKMKMTKSDTDEYQNVIEKPEEIPKEYVTQDLEKMQKDGESITETFEKSFDIRQSSKDDSVNLTDIHHAFSIDDKTLKYIDDTSQEDDLSQSESGEITHVVKEDIDTDKLKRFDDLNAKTEVESQKTEEESHMTSQEISKVQEIKLEKTIESAKEKEELFLEQYKEKEEETSLVKEIPDEEVEKILDKELSTDQLPKDIDLEKSTISESEKLDKFATVAENIDVAEQRGNGEHQTDVSVPIFRSFIDDTIDVSEESDSSSDISRKTTLTMRPYDTPRHRQRWQQQESLEIAGMPEIKTFKDGEDARIEMETEEDTGSNVSLDEIENVEDSIAIEATINESQADIESITTSEKISFNGEKILSVYDLKKVNEIKKDRDFESKFEESEANIKSDITDLLTTIQDKVLSIVSAKELNDTLKEHVKDEIVPITKEDGKCKSEIATPLKKIEKVFEPMQQNDKSEIRSPSKQVEQIDLTEDRKKILEKDTKVKKTRIKNSLDKIKTEDIGVDKIKSKDSKSGTSEKHDGKTELFENSAKKKKKSERLKMLSLGERKGVLDEKSKEKGTPSHSHRSRKSIDGDSEKKFRDGESQNQSSRGEEEHPQKQALPKSKFKKDKKSTIPPKTREIDASKTQSKYMAWYNKKRDETEKKRLEKKTAEDEEQLPRWVSRGLKQTAKQKEKQSIEHKTPEVTPRTRRKIKPLVNVESEQLKAIVRQGRRLRKAEGNLEEDPPIQIFARTPPISTDTQHRLLQHSEYKYERVPPPFYLHPPPPAPHPSPQPSPERSLEIHPSTSQYEQSEELHSESIVAPFPSGTRLRHQQLLEKKSVFDIAYSEAAPSQLRSDSATPPS, from the exons aTGCCCCTCGTAGGAGCATGGTTCAAAGTGTGGATTTATTTTGGGCTCATTTATGGTTGGAGTGAAAGTGCTCGACCGCGTTTTGACACATCTACGGATATGGGATTGGTGTTAGTTCCAGCCGATGCCGAGGTCGATTCCGTAATATTTCGGTTACGCGCCACCGATCAGGACGCAGATTTTCCCCTCGTTTTCGAAATAACtg CAACAATTACGCCCGTCGTAAGAATCGACAATCTACCGTGTACGCTATACAACAAAGTCTGCCAGGCCAATGTAATCTTAACGAAACGCCTTATGCCTGGACGTCTTCACGATTTTGCAGTCAGGGTTCGAGATACTAAGGGAGACTCAAATTCAATGCAGGCTACCATTTCTGCAACAAATGCTACGACGTCgcgtgataaaatatttcctcaCATTCCTTCTTTAATAATGGTACCTGAG GATACTAAACCAGGCACGGAACTAGATTATCTTCTCGTTCGAGCAAATTCTTGGAGCGGCAAACCTGTTTATATCGAATTATGG cAACCGAAAGAACTTTTTACTATTCGACAGCGACAAACACCAACGCAAACGCGCGGAGTTATTACGTTGATAGGTGAATTGGATTTCGAGACGCAATCAATGTATACCCTCACTATTTACGCGACG GATCCTTACACGGAACCTGGCAAAGACACTAGAAATATCGCAGgcttaaatattgttatcataGTTCAAGATGTACAAGATGTACCACCAATTTTTACCTTAGCACCACCTTTAACTAGGCTTAATAATTCTGTGCAAACt GGAGACGTAATATTACGAGTTCACGCGGAAGATGGAGATAAAGGGGTGCCGCGTGAAATTACATATGGTTTGGTATCCGAAGGCAATCCTTTCATACCATTTTTTAACATCTCGGAAACAACAG GTGAGATTATTCTCGCTAAGCCTTTAGAGGAACTCACGCAAATTACTCATGTCGGTGCACCGGTCGTGCTGACCGTGGTAGCTGAGGAAATACGAAGATCTAGAGACGAGCCGCCAGCTCAGGCGACGGTCGTCGAAGTCGGATTCCTTCTTGGAGAACCAGGCAACAGTCCGccatattttgaaaatgataa CTACATTGCGTCAATACCAGAAAACTTGGAGCCAGGTTCCGTAATAACATTTGCCGAGCAATACTCGACTAAAATTCACGATGAAGATATTGGTAAGGCTGGTGTATTCGCATTAAAGTTGCGGAATAACAATGGTACTTTTGAGATAAATCCGACTGTTGCTGAACGTACGGcagattttattatcacaGTACGAGACAATACACTCATCGATTACGAGATGTATAAAAGTTTATCCTTTAAG ATCGTTGCTCAAGAGGTTGGTCCAGCGACAAATCTATCAGCAACAGCAGCGGtcgttatatttatacaagatgTTAACGATAATTCGCCGATATTCGACGAAGAATCTTACGAAGTTACATTGTCGGAAAATGTCACCGTTGGAACACGAGTTattcaa GTGCATGCAACTGACAAAGATACCGGTCTCTTTGGCAGCATTAAATACACAGGTATAGCAGGAGAAGGAAGCGACGCCTTCACGATAGACTCTGATACAGGTTTGATTACGGTCACAATGGGATCATCTCTAGATCGCGAAATGGCAGCACAATTGCAATTAACTGTATATGCATGCGACGAGAACGGTAACGGTAACACGGGCGTCGCATCTTTAATAGTGAATTTGCTGGACGTAAATGACAATGCAccgatttttgagaaaaatgcctacgaatttacattaaattccGATTTGACAAATTTCACAACACCAGCCATCATAAAA GCCACCGACGCCGATGCCGAATATCCAAACAATGAAATTCGTTACGAATTGGTTCAtggaaattatgaaaataaattttatctaaatgagATCACTGGAGAATTGATATTACGTTCGCCTATCACAAAATTTAGACGGAAGAAACAAAGCGTTTACGACAAAtcttcgaaaaaattatacaaagaattttttcaatcgGAACACGCTATACGaggaaatataacaaaaacaacAGTGTCTCCAGATGCAATAAATGCAACGGAAAATATTCTAAACGAAATCGAattgaaacataaaattaacaaaataaagaaatcgaAGAATCGTCGAAGAAGACGAGCGGAAACTGATATTCTATATACTCTAACTGCCAGAGCATACGATCttg gCGTACCTCATCTAGCAAGTGAGACAAAGATCTCCATTGTCAGAGGAACTGCCATGGAAGCTCGCATAATGATGTTCGTTGTGCCAGGAGAACACCCAAATTTAACGAGGACGGCTGAAACATTAGCTACTATCACAGGTGGACGAATTACCATACTGGACACACGTCCTTATGTGCCGGATAATAAATCAGGCGTTACAGACAATGCTGTATCAATGAAGGAAGGAAAAAG AACAATCGTGATAGCTCGTGTCGAGCAAACCGAAGTCGGCACACCCCTCGTagatgtagaaaaaattcGCAATACATTAGCTGCAAATGGGGTGGGAATTATTGGCGGCACAGGCACTACCAACGTATCTATAACGTACAACGAGGAAACTACCATGAAACTGCCAATCGATGGGGTAATTCACAAAGGGGGAGATAATACGCGGACCTACGCAAACAAAACGATCACTAACGTTCATGAGGAAGTA ACTGTGTATAAAGCGGAgaataaattgcttttttgGCTGCTGATTATTCTGGGCCTGCTGATGTTATTGGCAATTGCAGCGCTTATTATCTGTTGCATCTGTCCGGGTTGTCCATTTTATATGGCACCTAGAAAACGCAGAATATACTCATCGGAAAAGCTTATCACTCGATCTAATGGTCGACCAAAACGGCATCGGAAACCAATGGCTACAATCGAGA TTACATCGAATGGAAGAAAGCAAGCTTGGAGCGCAGATCCGACTCGAAGAAACTGGCAATTTAATCGTCGAAATGCTAAGAATGGTGGCTTGGCATCGCTCCCTGGTGATGTCGTGTATATTTCGGAGCGTCCTCCCATTGATCAAGCAAATGTAGAGTCATTAAGGCTACGTGATGGCCAAACCCATGATCCttcgagaaagagaagaatcgAGGAGCAGGAGAGAATGTATGTGGGAGATatcgaggaaaagaaaattagagaTTACGATGCTGCAGACGCGGATTCTTTACAACGACATGAAATCGAAGGTGGTTCGGACATTCTGCATCAAGCTTACAGACAAAG ATACGTTGATCCTGAATCAAATAATGAGCCGGTGGTAAGAGAGCAACATTTTTACCGCGAAGGGAACGCAGAGGTATTACAGTTAGTAACGCGAGGACAAGTAGAAGATACAAGTCAACATCATTATCCGACGACTTTTATAGTGGACGGCAAAGATGTACTTTTGCAGCGGTTTATGCAGGATCAGAAAACACGGCAAGAACTATTAATGCAGGAATCCGAGATGCTACGCACGGTCGAGTCTCATCAACATccgagaaatttatatcaacatAAGCAGGAGATACTTCTTCTACCAGAAGAATTGGATGTTAAGCGTCGACGAGCAGAAGAATTAGATTCCAACGTTCAAAAATTAGCGATGGATGATGGATATGCGGCGCAGAAGATGGACCTGGAATCACAAATGCGAGAGGTTCATCGTCAAGAGATCTCGATGAACATGCCCGGCATATCGGATAAAACATCAGTCCCCAAGGAGCAAACGGTGCAATCTGCAACGATGCAATCGTACGCGTTTCATGATCTGGAACTGGCGAGACAGAACGTCTTGCTGACGCGATTACTTTTGGAAAAAGAATCTAGATATGCTGGTGGCATTCCTATGGACGCCGTGAGTTATTTAGAAACTCAAAGTCTTCCTGGACAAGCGGTCATTGCCACACAGACCGAAAGAACCGCAGCGACTCAAACAGAACGACATATACGAAGCAGAAGTGACAATGATGAATCCGACGAAGATACTCGAAaccgaaaaaagataaagtcaAAGAAACGCTACGGTGAGGAAAAATTGAAGAGAACGCGAACCTTATGGATGAAGTCGCCTATCGAGGAAGAGGAAAGCCCATGCTTCGATAAACGGTTGAACATCTTgagaaagaaagtaaaagaagTAAAAGAGGGACGAAAGGCATCCTTACAGCCTGAAGTACTGCAGGAAATATCGGATTCTCTTGACGAGAATGGAAGCACTTGTcgtgaaagagaagaaaagtcgATGGAAACTTGTCAACAGCCTATCGAACAGTCCAGCATCGCATATAAATTGTTACGTAAAGAGAAAAGTGGCTCCTCTTCGTCTATAGAAGTAGATAAACAAGATAAGAAAACTTTGGACGAAAAACAAATGGAGAGCTTGTCATCGGCAGAATTAAGTGtcgataatagaaaatatatccaaGAAACGATGGAGAAAAAGAGttcgaaaaaagaaagcaaattaaaaaaacaaaaaaagatagaatccGTGATAAAGCCTAGTTTTCGGattttagagaaagaaatcACGATGTTGACGAAAAAACTAAACAAACTCGCCGATAAAAAGGTACAGGAAACCACAAGGGACGAAAGTACGAGTCAAGAAAAATCGAGGACATCGAAAGACTTCAAGAAAGATCTACGTACATCGAAGAAAATAGATGATTCAAAGAAACGCAAACAGTCTGAAGCTTCTCCAGGTATAGCGAAAGAGGCAAAgactgaaaaatttatttatcatcaacCACAGATTATGAGTCCCGGCAGTACCGAATACGAAGATCCGTTTGAAAAACCGATGAAATCAAAATCGGAATTTCGTCAAAAAGTTGCGAAGCACAAACAAACAAGTAGCCATATGAGAGCAAAAAAACAGACGCAGAAAGAACGTAAAAAACAAATCGCACAACAGGATCGGGAGCCCGAAAAACGCAAAGATGCCGCGAGTAAAGAAAGCAGCAGATCAAGCATTGAGAAGACTGCTAAATTATTATCGCGTAGGCATAAGTTAGCAGCCATTGGCCGTAGAAAACATGTTTCGGAAGAACCCAGCACGAATACAAATTCCGATCGAATAAACGGTAAAAAGGATCTGTTTGTCAGTCGCGATTCTGACAAGAGAAGCGCAGATTCTTCAGAGATTTCGTCGAATCACGCGGATCAGCAAAAACCGAAACAGAAATTAGATCATGTGAGCGAGAGATTCTCCGATGATTTTGTAACAGAATCGCAAAGAAAAGATGCCGATCGGCAAACTGCCGATTTTCATTCAACGATGGATATAAGCACACATAAAAAAGACATTACAAGCGATAAAAAAGACATCAAAGGAATACAATTTTCAGACGATTTTACAGTCGAAACACAGAAAAAAGACATGGAACATGAAATGAAAACTGCTATTGAAAGTGAGATTGAGCAAAGTGCATTTGGTTTCGATAATGGCAAAGATCATGTAACGTTGAAAGAAACCGtcgaagatattttattttttcaagatctAAAATATACACAACCAGAGATAACATTAGACACTGGAAAGAAAGGAGAATTTGAAACGTCTGTAATAGAAGATTTAGATGACAGCAAAAAAAAGACGATGCCTTTAGATTCTCCTATCTTAGAAACGTTAAAAGAGCATCAAATACAAAAACCGTCATCGCATATTGATAAAAGTGATATCGAAGACAAAATAGCTTACGTGTCGAAAAAGcatgagagagaaacagagaaagcTTTACATGAAACCGGAAAAGAaatgttagaaaaagaaaaaattaaattagatgaTACACCTGAATTAAAAACGTTAGAAGATGTCGAAAAAACtatgaagaaagaaatagatataccggaacaatatgtaaaaagcTCGGAAATGTCGAATGATGTGATGGAGCATCACGTCGAACAAATAGAAGAATATAAGAAGGACGAATTGTGTAGCGACACTATCGCATCATTAtcaaaaatggaaaaagatttaaaagacGTTAAAGATGTTACGCacttattatatgcaaaagaAGGAGACAAAACTACTGTACATAAATCTGAAAGTGATCAAAAAGAGGAATTAAGTCACGAGTCTATGAAAGAACATAGTGAAGAGGAAATGCCTGcaacaaaaattacaatagaTACTAAACAAGATGAtgaagaaatgataaaaaaattagtatcgAAAGAGGACGAAGAGGATTCGTcacgtaaaattaaaagtgacgaaaaaatgaaaatgacaaAGTCAGATACCGATGAATATCaaaatgttattgaaaaaCCGGAAGAGATTCCAAAAGAATATGTGACTcaagatttagaaaaaatgcaGAAAGACGGAGAATCAATAACtgaaacatttgaaaaatcattCGATATTAGGCAATCATCTAAAGATGATTCTGTAAATTTAACTGACATTCATCACGCGTTTTCAATCGatgataaaacattaaaatatattgacgaTACTAGTCAAGAAGATGATTTAAGTCAATCTGAATCTGGTGAAATAACACATGTTGTAAAGGAAGATATCGATACAGACAAATTGAAGCGCTTTGATGATCTCAATGCAAAGACAGAGGTTGAGAGCCAAAAAACTGAAGAAGAATCGCATATGACTTCTCAAGAAATATCCAAagtgcaagaaataaaattagaaaaaacgATTGAATctgcgaaagaaaaagaagaattatttctcgaacaatataaagaaaaagaggaagaaacaTCTTTAGTAAAGGAAATACCGGATGAAGAAGTAGAAAAGATACTTGATAAAGAACTATCTACTGATCAATTACCGAAAGATATAGATCTAGAAAAGTCAACTATCAGTGAATCAGAAAAATTGGATAAATTTGCGACAGTTGCTGAGAATATAGACGTTGCAGAACAACGAGGCAATGGAGAGCACCAAACAGACGTAAGCGTTCCAATTTTTAGAAGCTTTATTGATGATACAATCGATGTTTCGGAGGAGAGCGACTCATCCAGTGATATTTCCAGGAAAACAACGCTGACCATGAGACCCTATGATACTCCACGTCATCGGCAAAGGTGGCAGCAACAAGAAAGCCTTGAAATAGCGGGTATGcctgaaataaaaacttttaaagacGGAGAAGATGCAAGAATAGAAATGGAAACGGAAGAGGATACAGGCAGCAACGTGTCGCTCgatgaaattgaaaatgtagAAGATTCGATCGCGATTGAAGCAACGATTAATGAATCACAGGCAGATATAGAGAGCATTACTACATCCgaaaaaatctctttcaacggtgaaaaaattttatccgtatatgatttgaaaaaagtaaatgagattaaaaagGACAGGGATTTTGaatcaaaatttgaagaatCAGAAGCTAATATAAAATCGGATATAACAGATTTATTGACAACAATTCAAGATAAAGTTCTCTCAATTGTAAGCGCTAAAGAATTAAATGACACGTTAAAAGAACATGTTAAGGATGAAATCGTTCCAATAACAAAAGAGGatggaaaatgtaaaagtGAGATAGCCACACCTCTTAAGAAGATTGAAAAAGTTTTCGAACCTATGCAACAAAATGACAAAAGTGAAATTAGATCGCCTTCAAAACAAGTTGAGCAAATAGATCTTAcagaagatagaaaaaaaatcttagagAAAGATACCAAAGTAAAGAaaacgagaataaaaaattctctggaCAAAATCAAAACTGAAGACATCGGGgtagacaaaataaaaagtaaagataGTAAAAGCGGCACTTCGGAAAAGCATGATGGAAAAACGGAGCTTTTCGAAAACTctgcgaagaaaaaaaagaaatctgagCGACTAAAGATGCTCTCACTCGGTGAGAGAAAAGGCGTTCTCGACGAAAAGTCAAAAGAAAAGGGTACGCCAAGTCATTCTCATCGATCTCGTAAATCCATTGATGGCGAttcagaaaagaaatttagagACGGCGAATCGCAGAACCAATCATCGCGAGGCGAAGAGGAGCATCCGCAAAAACAAGCGTTGCCTAAATCAAAATTCAAGAAGGACAAGAAATCTACAATTCCCCCGAAAACTAGAGAGATCGACGCGAGTAAAACGCAATCGAAATACATGGCttggtataataaaaaacgcgACGAGACTGAGAAGAAGAGATTGGAAAAGAAGACGGCGGAAGATGAGGAACAGTTACCACGTTGGGTAAGTAGAGGCTTGAAACAAACAGCGAAGCAAAAAGAGAAGCAAAGTATAGAACACAAGACTCCAGAAGTGACGCCTCGTACGAGACGCAAGATCAAGCCTTTAGTAAACGTCGAATCCGAGCAGTTGAAAGCTATCGTGCGTCAAGGACGGCGGTTAAGAAAAGCCGAGGGTAATCTTGAGGAAGATCCGCCGATCCAGATATTCGCCAGAACACCGCCGATTTCTACAGACACCCAGCATCGTTTGCTGCAACACTCGGAATATAAATACGAGAGGGTACCGCCGCCCTTCTACCTTCATCCCCCCCCGCCAGCGCCGCATCCATCGCCGCAACCGTCACCGGAGAGATCTCTCGAAATACATCCATCTACATCGCAATATGAGCAATCCGAGGAGCTACATTCGGAGAGCATTGTTGCACCGTTCCCAAGTGGCACTCGTCTACGTCATCAACAGCTCCTCGAAAAGAAAAGCGTTTTCGATATTGCGTACAGTGAAGCCGCGCCATCGCAACTCCGATCCGACAGCGCAACTCCACCGTCTTAA